In Myxocyprinus asiaticus isolate MX2 ecotype Aquarium Trade chromosome 3, UBuf_Myxa_2, whole genome shotgun sequence, the following proteins share a genomic window:
- the LOC127429836 gene encoding uncharacterized protein LOC127429836, which yields MLQPDDPPISACHSEISAWMKEWHLQVNFAKTELLVIPANPFVIHNLTIHLGSTIPSTTKTVRNLRVVFDDQLNFTAHISSNIQSSRFVLYNMRNIRLFLSKYATQLVVHALIISRLDYCSALLAGFPTSMIKPLQIVQNMAASNDVTPLLISLHWLPVAIRIKFKALTLAFRTENGTAPPYFNSLIQVYVPFRSLSPGGSIVTNNKVTLQIIHFFCSSVVECSSNLHLII from the coding sequence ATGTTACAGCCTGATGACCCCCCCATCTCTGCCTGCCATTCAGAGATCTCAGCATGGATGAAGGAATGGCACCTTCAGGTCAATTTTGCGAAGACAGAACTCCTAGTTATCCCAGCCAACCCATTTGTTatccacaacctcactattcatcttggttcaacaatACCATCAACAACAAAGACAGTCAGGAACTTGAGAGTGGTGTTTGATGACCAGCTAAACTTCACCGCCCACATCTCGTCAAACATCCAATCATCTAGGTTTGTGCTTTACAACATGAGGAACATTAGACTCTTCCTGTCTAAATATGCTACTCAGCTCGTGGTCCATGCTCTTATCATCTCAAGACTTGACTACTGCAGTGCTTTGTTGGCCGGCTTCCCCACTAGCATGATTAAGCCACTCCAGATAGTCCAGAACATGGCAGCCAGCAACGATGTCACACCCCTCTTGatctcactccactggctacctgtagctatCCGCATCAAATTTAAGGCTTTGACTTTGGCCTTCAGGACAGAAAATGGAACAGCACCCCCTTACTTCAACTCACTTATCCAGGTCTATGTACCCTTTCGCTCTCTGTCGCCTGGTGGTTCCATCGTAACAAATAACAAAGTTACTCTCCAGATCATTCACTTTTTTTGTTCCTCAGTGGTGGAATGCTCTTCCAACCTCCACCTGATTATTTAA